One Natrinema longum genomic window carries:
- the gfo6 gene encoding D-xylose 1-dehydrogenase Gfo6, producing MALEEAFSNFTRRDWERESIAGTVRLAIIGVGGFACQRALPAIHNGNYCEPTVLVTSSPDRATDVAEEYDVPHVIDYDAFLAGTHTDAYDSVYVATPNAFHSQYATAAADFGKHVICEKPLETTAERAREVVDACTTAGVTLMTAYRLQTEPTVRRTRELVREGAIGDVVQVHGSFSHPLLETASPDTWRLDPDLAGGGALVDLGVYPLNTIRFLLDCEPTGVYATTTSSGGPFTGIDEHVALQLEYETGATASCTASFDAHARSALELVGTQGMIDIESPFGGVVPQEIVVESGDVRMEYTGPTIDEVCEEFDYFGYCVLTGTDPEPDGEDGLADLHAIEAAYESAETRCRVALD from the coding sequence ACTCGCAATCATCGGGGTCGGCGGCTTCGCATGCCAGCGTGCGCTGCCCGCGATCCACAACGGAAACTACTGCGAGCCGACAGTACTGGTCACGAGCTCCCCCGATCGCGCGACTGACGTCGCCGAGGAGTACGACGTCCCACACGTCATCGATTACGACGCGTTCCTCGCGGGCACCCATACGGACGCCTACGACAGCGTCTACGTCGCGACGCCGAACGCCTTCCACAGCCAGTACGCGACCGCGGCAGCCGACTTCGGAAAACACGTCATCTGCGAAAAACCGCTCGAGACGACCGCCGAGCGCGCTCGGGAGGTCGTCGACGCCTGCACCACGGCCGGCGTGACGCTGATGACCGCCTATCGGCTCCAGACCGAGCCGACGGTTCGCCGGACGCGAGAACTCGTCCGCGAGGGCGCGATCGGTGACGTCGTGCAAGTCCACGGCAGTTTCTCACACCCGCTTCTCGAGACCGCGAGCCCCGACACGTGGCGGCTCGATCCCGACCTCGCCGGTGGCGGCGCACTGGTCGACCTCGGGGTCTATCCCCTCAATACGATTCGCTTCCTCCTCGACTGTGAGCCGACGGGCGTGTACGCGACCACCACCTCGAGTGGCGGTCCCTTCACGGGGATCGACGAGCACGTCGCGTTGCAACTCGAGTACGAGACCGGCGCAACCGCCTCGTGTACGGCCAGTTTCGACGCTCACGCCCGGAGCGCCCTCGAGTTGGTCGGCACCCAGGGCATGATCGACATCGAGTCGCCCTTCGGCGGCGTCGTCCCCCAGGAGATCGTCGTCGAAAGCGGCGACGTCCGGATGGAGTACACCGGCCCGACCATCGACGAGGTCTGCGAGGAGTTCGACTACTTCGGCTACTGCGTGCTCACCGGCACCGACCCCGAGCCCGACGGCGAGGACGGCCTCGCGGACTTACACGCTATCGAAGCCGCATACGAATCGGCCGAGACGAGGTGTCGGGTCGCGCTCGACTGA